Proteins found in one Hypericibacter terrae genomic segment:
- the phnE gene encoding phosphonate ABC transporter, permease protein PhnE, with protein MAALAAAKPPRRSYMRLIAYGVILAALAGSWQGADMRPLDLIHDRANMATFLADFFPPDFRDWRYYTEEMIITVQIALWGTVMAIFCAIPFGLACAGNIAPWWIHQPARRLMDIFRSINEMVFAMLFVTSVGLGPFAGVLALWVHTTGILAKLFAEAVEAIDPRPVEGIRSTGAHKLEEIVFGVIPQVMPLWVSYSLYRFESNVRSASVVGLVGAGGIGQVIWEIIRGFQFGQTCAVMIIIVIAVMSIDLLSQWLRKAFI; from the coding sequence ATGGCGGCGCTCGCTGCCGCGAAGCCGCCGCGGCGATCCTATATGCGCCTCATCGCCTATGGCGTGATCCTGGCCGCTCTCGCCGGCTCCTGGCAGGGGGCCGATATGCGCCCGCTCGATCTCATCCATGATCGGGCGAACATGGCGACCTTCCTCGCCGACTTCTTCCCGCCGGATTTTCGCGATTGGCGCTACTACACCGAAGAAATGATCATCACCGTCCAGATCGCGCTCTGGGGAACGGTGATGGCGATCTTCTGCGCCATCCCCTTCGGCCTGGCCTGTGCCGGCAATATCGCGCCCTGGTGGATCCACCAGCCCGCGCGCCGCCTGATGGACATCTTCCGTTCCATCAACGAAATGGTCTTCGCCATGCTGTTCGTGACGTCGGTGGGTCTCGGACCCTTTGCCGGTGTGTTGGCGCTCTGGGTCCATACCACCGGCATTCTGGCGAAGCTGTTCGCCGAGGCCGTGGAGGCGATCGACCCGCGGCCCGTCGAGGGCATCCGTTCGACCGGGGCGCATAAGCTCGAGGAGATCGTCTTCGGCGTGATCCCACAGGTCATGCCGCTCTGGGTCTCCTATTCGCTCTACCGCTTCGAATCGAATGTCCGCTCGGCCTCCGTGGTGGGGCTGGTCGGTGCGGGCGGGATCGGGCAGGTGATCTGGGAGATCATCCGCGGATTCCAGTTCGGGCAGACCTGTGCGGTGATGATCATCATCGTCATCGCGGTGATGTCGATCGACCTGCTGTCGCAATGGCTGCGCAAGGCCTTCATCTGA
- the phnD gene encoding phosphonate ABC transporter substrate-binding protein, producing MLRRVFLAGMAALALGATAAQAEMPKEINFGIISTESTQNLKTQWEPFLADMEKSTGMKVNAFYATDYAGVIEAMRFNKVQVAWYGNASAIQAVDRANGEVFAQKIYADGSRGYYSILIANTASTIKSLQDVINQPGKLTLGNGDPNSTSGYLMPGYYAFAKNNIDVRTFFVSSVSANHGTNLMAVANRQVDIATNNTEDLAKFQTANPDKAKLIREIWRSPLIPSDPLVWRTDLDPQAKEKLKAFLFAYGQPGPDQVHQKQVLDALGEWGGFVASSNDQLLPVRQVSLFKDRIKIDQDANLSESDKKQQLAAIDAQLDELSKKMAEVKTQ from the coding sequence ATGCTACGCCGTGTATTCCTCGCAGGTATGGCCGCTCTGGCGCTTGGCGCCACCGCGGCCCAGGCCGAAATGCCGAAGGAGATCAATTTCGGCATCATTTCGACCGAATCGACCCAGAACCTCAAGACGCAATGGGAGCCGTTCCTCGCCGACATGGAGAAGTCGACGGGCATGAAGGTGAACGCCTTCTATGCGACGGATTACGCGGGCGTGATCGAAGCGATGCGTTTCAACAAAGTCCAGGTCGCCTGGTATGGCAACGCCTCGGCCATTCAGGCGGTCGATCGCGCCAACGGCGAAGTGTTTGCGCAGAAAATCTATGCCGACGGCTCGCGCGGCTACTACTCGATCCTGATCGCCAATACCGCCAGCACTATCAAGTCCCTCCAGGACGTCATCAATCAGCCGGGCAAGCTGACCCTCGGCAATGGCGATCCGAACTCGACCTCGGGCTACCTGATGCCGGGCTACTATGCTTTTGCCAAGAACAACATCGACGTGCGCACCTTCTTCGTGAGCTCGGTCAGCGCCAACCATGGAACCAACCTGATGGCGGTCGCGAACCGGCAGGTCGACATCGCCACCAACAACACGGAAGACCTTGCCAAATTCCAGACCGCGAATCCGGATAAGGCGAAGCTCATTCGTGAAATCTGGCGCTCGCCGCTGATTCCCTCCGATCCGCTGGTCTGGCGGACGGATCTCGATCCGCAGGCCAAGGAGAAGCTCAAGGCGTTCCTGTTCGCTTATGGCCAGCCAGGCCCCGATCAGGTACATCAGAAGCAGGTGCTCGACGCGCTGGGCGAGTGGGGTGGCTTCGTGGCCTCCAGCAACGACCAGCTTCTGCCGGTCCGCCAGGTCTCGCTGTTCAAGGACCGTATCAAGATCGACCAGGATGCCAATCTCTCGGAGTCCGACAAGAAGCAGCAGCTGGCGGCGATCGACGCCCAGCTCGACGAGCTCTCCAAGAAGATGGCCGAGGTGAAGACGCAGTAG
- the phnC gene encoding phosphonate ABC transporter ATP-binding protein yields MSSIKIDGLSKTFGSGRRALQSVSLSIQPGEMVGLIGASGSGKSTLLRHIAGLATGDRDAGIIHVDGRVVQRDGRIARDIRRQRASIGFVFQQFNLVERLPVLTNVCVGGLARTPLWRSLASWFTREEREAALHALARVGIQEQAYQRASTLSGGQQQRAAIARVLIQGAKTLLADEPIASLDPESARRVMELLREVNESDGMTVVVSLHQVEMATRYCPRIVALKEGCVLFDGPSEAVTASLLADVYGSELELAPAAARPRRTPLRLATAAAVVGS; encoded by the coding sequence ATGTCTTCAATCAAGATCGACGGACTTAGCAAGACTTTCGGCAGCGGCCGACGCGCCCTGCAGTCCGTCTCGCTGTCGATCCAGCCTGGCGAAATGGTGGGGCTGATCGGCGCATCGGGCTCGGGGAAGTCGACGCTGTTGCGCCATATCGCCGGTCTGGCCACCGGCGATCGCGACGCCGGCATCATTCATGTCGATGGCCGGGTGGTGCAGCGCGACGGCCGGATCGCCCGGGATATTCGGCGGCAGCGGGCCTCGATCGGCTTCGTCTTTCAGCAGTTCAACCTCGTCGAACGCCTGCCGGTCCTGACCAATGTCTGTGTCGGCGGTCTGGCGCGAACGCCGCTTTGGCGCAGTCTGGCGAGCTGGTTCACCCGGGAGGAGCGCGAGGCGGCCCTCCATGCGCTGGCCCGGGTCGGCATCCAGGAGCAGGCCTATCAGCGCGCCTCCACCCTGTCCGGCGGCCAGCAACAGCGGGCTGCGATCGCCCGGGTCCTGATCCAGGGCGCCAAGACCCTGCTGGCGGACGAGCCGATCGCCTCGCTCGATCCGGAATCGGCCCGACGGGTGATGGAGCTCCTGCGCGAGGTCAATGAAAGCGACGGCATGACCGTCGTCGTCTCGCTCCACCAGGTGGAGATGGCCACCCGCTACTGCCCGCGCATCGTCGCGCTCAAGGAAGGCTGCGTCCTGTTCGACGGCCCCAGCGAGGCCGTCACCGCTTCGTTGCTGGCCGATGTCTATGGCAGCGAACTCGAACTGGCGCCGGCGGCGGCCCGTCCGCGCCGCACGCCGCTGCGCCTCGCCACGGCCGCGGCCGTCGTCGGCTCCTAA
- a CDS encoding DUF1045 domain-containing protein, translated as MTTHRPRISADSAPAPRYAIYWAPPKDSVLAQLGSAWLGRCADPEAAADELPPRPAIAGYTADQLQALTAEPRRYALHATLKPPFALSQGRHVDELREDLARFAARQPTFTMPRLRLAPVGRRFLALIPSASCPPLDALAAACVTGFDSYRRPATATELSRRRAAGLDEIEDAHLRRWGYPYVLDRFRFHVTLSGPLDQAALVRLQSALAILFAPAAAAPNPITDIALFVEPAPAEPFMLAARFPLAGGNPNPDSPTHR; from the coding sequence ATGACAACCCACAGACCTCGCATTTCCGCCGACTCCGCCCCTGCCCCGCGCTACGCGATCTATTGGGCGCCGCCGAAGGACTCCGTCCTGGCGCAGCTCGGCAGCGCCTGGCTGGGACGCTGTGCCGATCCCGAGGCCGCCGCCGACGAGCTCCCGCCGCGGCCCGCGATCGCGGGATATACCGCCGACCAGTTGCAGGCCCTGACGGCGGAACCGCGCCGCTATGCGCTTCACGCCACCCTGAAGCCGCCCTTCGCCTTGAGCCAAGGCCGCCATGTCGACGAGTTGCGCGAGGATCTCGCACGCTTCGCCGCCCGTCAGCCAACCTTCACCATGCCGCGCCTCCGGCTCGCGCCCGTCGGCCGCCGGTTCCTCGCACTGATTCCGTCGGCGTCCTGTCCGCCTCTCGATGCTCTTGCCGCGGCCTGCGTGACTGGATTCGATTCCTATCGTCGTCCTGCCACGGCCACCGAATTGTCCCGACGGCGCGCCGCGGGCCTCGACGAGATCGAGGACGCGCATCTGCGCCGGTGGGGATATCCTTATGTGCTGGATCGATTCCGCTTCCACGTGACCTTGAGCGGTCCACTCGATCAAGCCGCGCTGGTCCGTCTGCAATCGGCTCTCGCAATCTTATTCGCGCCCGCCGCCGCCGCGCCGAACCCAATCACCGACATCGCGCTGTTCGTCGAGCCCGCCCCGGCCGAACCGTTCATGCTGGCCGCGCGCTTTCCTCTCGCGGGCGGCAACCCGAATCCGGATTCGCCGACTCACCGCTAG
- a CDS encoding Crp/Fnr family transcriptional regulator: MSRTYDDLPILPRTCADCAIRETTVCGAIHTDRLDVLEKFKICDRIIPAHTNLYCEGDQLDEIYNLLSGWVALFRLLESGKRQVLQIELPGAFLGYQADLQDPLLHTAECITDVAVCVFPRRSFPELLERHPGLGKRLVRIMAQNVTRTHDQLTNIGGRSGMERVAYFLLQFVPPMQHSQHAADRDTVALPLTQEMIGDALGLTSIHVNRILRELRERHLVVLHNKTLQVLDLGGLRRMAEMSQLDQAEP, translated from the coding sequence ATGTCCAGGACCTACGACGATCTGCCCATCCTACCGAGGACCTGCGCGGATTGTGCGATCCGGGAGACCACGGTCTGCGGCGCGATTCACACCGATCGATTGGATGTCTTGGAAAAATTCAAGATCTGCGACCGCATCATTCCGGCCCACACAAATCTCTATTGTGAGGGGGACCAGCTCGATGAGATTTACAATCTGCTGAGCGGCTGGGTGGCGCTCTTCAGGCTTTTAGAATCCGGCAAGCGCCAAGTGTTGCAGATCGAGTTGCCGGGCGCATTTTTAGGCTACCAAGCCGACCTCCAAGACCCCCTGCTCCATACCGCCGAGTGCATTACCGACGTGGCCGTCTGCGTTTTTCCGAGACGCAGCTTTCCCGAACTCTTGGAGCGCCACCCAGGACTCGGCAAGAGGCTCGTCCGAATAATGGCGCAGAATGTGACTCGCACCCACGATCAGCTAACAAACATCGGCGGGCGTTCGGGCATGGAGCGAGTCGCTTATTTCCTCCTGCAATTCGTTCCGCCGATGCAGCACAGTCAACATGCAGCGGACCGTGACACCGTTGCCCTACCGCTCACGCAAGAGATGATCGGCGACGCGCTGGGCCTGACTTCGATCCACGTCAACCGCATTCTACGAGAATTGCGAGAACGCCATCTGGTCGTCTTGCACAATAAGACGCTCCAGGTCCTCGATCTGGGGGGGCTACGCCGAATGGCAGAGATGTCGCAGCTCGATCAGGCTGAACCCTAG
- a CDS encoding Crp/Fnr family transcriptional regulator — MQILQEFKTCDRILPAHSHLYRAGERLNDIYNLLSGWVALYRILESGRRQILQVELSGAFLGYQPKLVDPMLHSAECITDVAVCVFPRKAFPDLLERHPVLGLKMIGMMSQDVVRTHDHLTNVGGRSGMERVAHFLLNIYLRLRHDQKAQGCDTLAMPLTQEMIGDAVGLTPVHINRILRQLRERRLVILQNRTLQILDLEGLRRLAEISQLYVA; from the coding sequence TTGCAGATCCTTCAGGAATTCAAGACTTGCGACCGTATCCTTCCTGCGCATTCCCATCTCTACCGGGCGGGAGAGCGACTCAATGATATCTACAATCTGCTGAGCGGCTGGGTCGCGCTTTACCGAATCTTGGAGTCCGGCCGGCGCCAGATCTTGCAGGTCGAGCTTTCGGGAGCGTTCCTGGGCTATCAGCCGAAGCTCGTGGATCCGATGCTTCACAGCGCCGAATGCATCACGGACGTCGCCGTCTGTGTTTTTCCGCGCAAGGCGTTTCCGGATCTGTTGGAGCGCCATCCGGTTCTGGGTCTGAAGATGATTGGGATGATGTCTCAGGACGTGGTGCGTACGCACGATCATTTGACCAATGTCGGCGGACGGTCGGGCATGGAACGGGTCGCCCATTTTCTGCTCAATATTTATCTGCGCCTTCGGCACGACCAGAAGGCGCAGGGCTGCGATACGCTCGCCATGCCGCTGACGCAGGAGATGATCGGCGACGCCGTGGGCCTGACGCCGGTTCACATCAATCGGATTCTGCGACAATTGCGGGAGCGCCGCCTGGTCATTCTGCAGAACCGGACATTGCAAATCTTGGACCTCGAGGGGCTTCGCCGCTTGGCCGAAATTTCTCAACTCTACGTCGCTTGA
- a CDS encoding ABC transporter substrate-binding protein, with the protein MQFLQKLIFAFLAAAAMIGPAQAADMALVRLSYSSGWDALPAIIGIERGFFAEQDIVVSGMAATSPEAVIQSLAVGTTDMALVPQRVMLVMAGAKAPVKVIAMGGWGTEMALVARPEANIKTPADLKGKTVALVQGSEALPVLVRILNQAKLKPTDLKIVGMNANTLLKALADKKADAVFETRHFTDPIVEKKEGVVVMDPAAVTKSVGVIEGIPLVAGNDTITKEAASTQKFVNAWVKSLKYIQQNPVDAARMLQIFFHRQGVVVTKPMAESWVTMTRYDQYSWSKAAIADADYNGWALNAAKILKLAPKIDDYVDNHFVDAAVKTLQ; encoded by the coding sequence ATGCAGTTCTTACAGAAGCTGATTTTTGCGTTCTTGGCCGCCGCAGCAATGATCGGCCCAGCGCAGGCCGCAGATATGGCTCTGGTGCGTCTATCCTATAGCAGCGGCTGGGACGCCCTCCCCGCGATCATCGGTATCGAGCGCGGCTTTTTTGCCGAACAGGACATCGTCGTCAGCGGTATGGCAGCCACCTCCCCCGAAGCCGTCATCCAATCCCTGGCGGTCGGGACCACGGATATGGCCCTCGTGCCGCAGCGCGTGATGCTGGTGATGGCGGGAGCCAAGGCGCCGGTCAAGGTGATTGCCATGGGCGGCTGGGGCACCGAGATGGCCCTGGTTGCGCGGCCGGAAGCGAACATCAAGACCCCAGCCGACTTGAAGGGCAAGACCGTGGCCCTCGTGCAGGGATCCGAGGCTCTTCCCGTTCTTGTTCGTATCCTCAACCAGGCGAAGCTCAAGCCGACCGACCTCAAGATCGTCGGCATGAACGCCAACACACTCCTCAAGGCGCTTGCCGACAAAAAGGCCGACGCCGTCTTCGAAACCCGCCATTTCACCGACCCGATCGTCGAGAAAAAGGAGGGTGTGGTCGTCATGGATCCCGCGGCCGTGACCAAGTCTGTTGGCGTTATCGAGGGAATTCCGCTGGTCGCGGGCAACGATACGATCACCAAGGAGGCCGCCTCGACGCAAAAGTTCGTCAATGCCTGGGTCAAGTCCCTCAAATATATCCAGCAGAACCCCGTCGACGCGGCGCGAATGCTGCAGATCTTCTTTCACCGGCAAGGCGTCGTCGTCACGAAGCCGATGGCGGAATCCTGGGTCACGATGACCAGGTACGACCAGTATAGCTGGTCCAAGGCGGCAATCGCCGATGCGGACTACAACGGCTGGGCGCTCAACGCCGCCAAAATCCTGAAATTGGCGCCAAAGATCGACGACTATGTCGACAATCATTTTGTCGATGCGGCCGTGAAAACCCTTCAATAG
- a CDS encoding C39 family peptidase yields MRRLGFLAAGCLALLLQAAPAGAEQQPVRLPGGQMINAPVTSYFALRFKQVVKQGYDISCGAAALATLMKYYWGVDTDEKKIIEGILARSSEDEKKQINGMGFSMLELKHLGESLGFSAGGFRLDSVEKLAKLKVPALTLITVRGYKHFVVFKGVSQGQVYIADPAFGNRSRSLERFTEEWDGVILVFVSDKYTGLSGFSADGSLSGRPREVVPLIQRYTGQIDHLSGEF; encoded by the coding sequence ATGAGGCGCCTCGGTTTCCTTGCCGCGGGCTGCCTGGCGTTATTGCTGCAAGCGGCGCCCGCGGGCGCCGAGCAACAACCGGTGAGGTTGCCGGGCGGCCAGATGATCAACGCTCCGGTCACCAGTTATTTCGCGCTTCGGTTCAAGCAGGTCGTCAAGCAGGGCTACGACATCAGCTGCGGTGCCGCCGCTTTGGCGACGCTGATGAAATATTACTGGGGCGTGGATACCGACGAGAAAAAGATCATCGAGGGGATCCTTGCGAGGAGCTCGGAAGACGAAAAGAAGCAGATCAACGGCATGGGTTTCTCGATGCTCGAGCTCAAGCATTTGGGGGAATCGCTCGGATTCAGCGCCGGCGGATTCCGCCTCGACAGCGTGGAGAAGCTCGCGAAACTGAAGGTCCCGGCCCTGACGCTCATCACCGTGCGCGGCTACAAGCACTTCGTCGTGTTCAAGGGCGTGTCGCAAGGGCAGGTCTATATCGCCGACCCCGCTTTCGGCAACCGCTCGCGGTCGCTGGAGCGGTTCACCGAGGAATGGGACGGCGTGATTCTGGTGTTTGTCAGCGACAAATACACGGGACTTAGCGGGTTCTCCGCCGACGGCTCGTTGAGCGGCCGACCCCGCGAAGTCGTACCTCTCATCCAACGCTATACGGGCCAGATCGACCATCTCTCTGGAGAATTTTGA
- a CDS encoding DUF6065 family protein: protein MKLRFYGIGDHSSAPRPAPATRTWMDETRDAFAYRCLPLNIANAHGWEIVCPVAFSAKWNGGAGLGDVDIRSAAESFLQPASMFGHGVLTFHVNGLFRTDPGWNLFASGPPNSPKDGIYPLSGVIETDWAPYTFTMNWRFTRPDHWISFDEGEPFCFVFPVQRGLLDKIEPEFHLLSSAPDLQAQYEAWSRERNKFSDRLTVVDSAEQKERWQKRYYRGLDMREKPGVGDHEAKLRLPEFVDKRPPSAVSAEQQHRKPLPIFFRKVVELSRIKHAKLGLVRNQYGFAATTSLIPLVVSELAHAAPYYPIAFSANDPPRPFCVVGALPGINQHVNADGNWRPGYYIPVAVRRYPFITIVSRDNPNTLILGIDETATQLDPSAPDKLFSNGEMTALCRDELEFCAAVATAFEQTDLLFEPLTRMGLLMPSRNVTPGRIAARFCMSSLRVIDPERLAALPEATRATWKANGLLAVLEAQVASARNWEQLLALEDAISLGTAGPSDFTPGANAHQRPGESGSRSQPSGSSKD from the coding sequence GTGAAGCTACGGTTCTATGGAATTGGAGACCATTCGAGCGCGCCGCGTCCGGCTCCGGCGACCCGGACTTGGATGGATGAGACCCGTGACGCTTTCGCCTATCGCTGCCTGCCGCTCAACATCGCCAATGCGCATGGTTGGGAGATCGTCTGCCCCGTCGCCTTCAGCGCCAAGTGGAATGGAGGCGCAGGCCTCGGCGACGTCGATATCCGCAGCGCAGCGGAATCCTTCCTGCAGCCCGCCAGCATGTTCGGCCACGGCGTCCTCACCTTTCACGTGAACGGCCTCTTCCGCACCGATCCCGGCTGGAACCTGTTCGCCAGCGGCCCGCCCAACAGCCCCAAGGACGGCATCTATCCGCTGAGCGGCGTGATCGAGACGGACTGGGCGCCCTATACCTTCACGATGAATTGGCGCTTCACCCGGCCGGACCACTGGATCTCGTTCGACGAGGGCGAGCCCTTCTGCTTCGTGTTTCCCGTTCAACGTGGGCTGCTCGACAAAATCGAACCGGAATTCCACCTGCTGTCGAGCGCGCCGGATCTTCAGGCTCAGTACGAGGCCTGGTCGCGGGAACGGAACAAGTTCTCCGACCGCCTGACCGTCGTCGACAGTGCCGAGCAGAAGGAGCGCTGGCAGAAGCGCTATTATCGTGGCCTCGACATGCGGGAGAAACCGGGCGTTGGCGACCATGAAGCCAAGCTCCGCCTGCCGGAGTTCGTCGACAAGCGGCCGCCTAGCGCAGTATCGGCAGAGCAGCAGCACAGGAAGCCGCTGCCTATCTTCTTCCGCAAGGTGGTGGAGCTCTCGCGCATCAAGCATGCGAAGCTCGGTCTTGTCAGGAATCAATACGGGTTCGCTGCGACCACAAGCCTGATCCCCTTGGTGGTGAGCGAGCTGGCCCACGCTGCGCCCTATTACCCCATCGCGTTCAGCGCCAACGACCCACCCCGACCATTTTGCGTCGTCGGCGCGCTGCCAGGCATCAATCAACATGTGAATGCCGACGGCAATTGGCGGCCCGGTTACTACATTCCGGTCGCCGTTCGGCGCTACCCCTTCATCACCATCGTCAGTCGCGACAATCCCAATACGCTCATTCTCGGCATCGACGAGACAGCGACGCAGCTCGACCCATCGGCACCGGACAAGTTGTTTTCGAACGGCGAGATGACGGCGCTGTGCCGAGACGAGCTCGAGTTCTGCGCGGCGGTCGCGACCGCCTTCGAGCAGACCGACCTGTTGTTCGAGCCGCTGACCCGCATGGGGCTTCTGATGCCCAGCCGCAATGTCACCCCCGGCCGCATCGCCGCGCGCTTCTGCATGTCGAGCTTGCGTGTCATCGACCCTGAACGACTGGCCGCCCTGCCCGAAGCGACCCGCGCGACTTGGAAGGCGAACGGCTTGCTTGCCGTCCTCGAAGCGCAGGTCGCTTCGGCGCGAAACTGGGAGCAGCTTCTGGCACTTGAAGACGCCATTTCACTCGGCACCGCCGGACCTTCCGACTTCACCCCTGGCGCCAACGCCCACCAAAGACCAGGGGAATCCGGTTCGCGTTCACAACCTTCGGGCAGCTCCAAGGATTGA
- a CDS encoding tetratricopeptide repeat protein — protein sequence MPEQGRSTSPIGAAAGAPDKQSERFAAASHHLLASRLKQAEAVCRGLIKDYPDSAEACRLLGDVLQRTGRAEAAVALFEKAIKLNPNFADTHFGLGNALFQLRQHEAAAACFRRALALRPTFFEASHNLASTLRFQGRNDEAVAQFERTCELAPNWPIAQCNLGNLLIGLGRREEAIARFRRALELKPDFVEALTNLAAALGDQGKVEDAEACYRRAITLKPAFVAPYNNLANLLQARGRHKDAIAWYERGIRIDPKMAELHNNLGTALKDLGRLDQAEAAYRRALELQPNLAAAHNNLGSVLQTQGKLEAARTAYRQALAIDPNFVGAHNNLGNTVRELGRLQEAEESFRRALALKPDSAEALNNLGTVLKDTGRQAEAQAALRQALALRSGFEVAHHNLLMTMQYDPATSPAALLAEHRAFDRLFAAPLLPKRLDHRNEPDPERRLKIGYVSGDFGRHPVGYFLTPVLPAHDRAKVEIFAYSDRLSEDEVTWQLQAACDHWQRVVEFNKAVLAERIRADGIDILVDLSGHTADNRLLTFARKPAPVQATWAGYVGTTGLSAMDYLISDECETPPDSEAECVETVIRLPHCYVCYAPPPSAPEVDKLPALERGHVTFGCFNNLSKINKAVLALWSRLLLELPGSRLVMKTHQLDDMGTRQRCADLFADLGIDSTRISLLGRSAHRALLQEYNGIDIALDPFPYSGGLTTLESLWMGVPVITKKGDRFAARHSASHLTAVGLPELIAPDPDGYVALACGLAKDLPRLAALRAGLRGRMAASPLCDGPGFTRDLEAAYRTMWRRWCADRGAGVVSQSQ from the coding sequence ATGCCAGAGCAAGGCCGATCGACCAGTCCGATAGGAGCTGCAGCAGGAGCGCCCGACAAGCAGTCCGAGCGGTTTGCCGCGGCGTCGCATCATCTGCTCGCGAGCCGGCTCAAACAGGCCGAAGCCGTCTGTCGCGGCCTCATCAAGGATTATCCGGACAGTGCCGAGGCATGCCGGCTCCTCGGCGACGTTCTGCAACGAACCGGCCGTGCCGAGGCCGCGGTAGCGCTGTTCGAGAAAGCGATCAAGCTCAACCCGAACTTCGCCGACACGCATTTCGGGCTCGGCAATGCGCTCTTTCAGCTCCGCCAACATGAAGCAGCAGCGGCGTGCTTTCGGCGGGCCCTCGCGCTGAGGCCCACCTTCTTCGAAGCATCGCACAACCTGGCAAGCACGCTGCGATTCCAGGGTCGTAATGACGAGGCCGTTGCGCAGTTCGAACGGACCTGCGAGCTCGCCCCGAATTGGCCGATCGCTCAATGCAACCTCGGCAATCTGCTGATCGGGCTCGGTCGGAGGGAGGAGGCAATTGCCCGATTCCGGCGAGCGCTCGAATTGAAACCCGACTTTGTGGAAGCGCTGACCAATCTGGCTGCGGCGCTGGGCGACCAGGGCAAGGTCGAGGATGCGGAGGCCTGCTATCGGCGGGCGATCACCTTGAAGCCGGCCTTCGTCGCGCCTTACAACAATCTCGCCAACCTGCTGCAAGCGCGGGGCCGGCACAAGGACGCCATCGCCTGGTACGAGCGCGGCATCAGGATCGATCCGAAGATGGCGGAACTGCACAACAATCTGGGCACTGCCCTGAAGGATCTGGGTCGACTGGATCAGGCCGAAGCGGCTTATCGTCGCGCGCTCGAGCTCCAGCCGAATCTCGCGGCCGCCCACAACAATCTCGGCAGCGTGCTCCAGACGCAGGGCAAGCTGGAAGCAGCGCGGACCGCCTACCGGCAGGCGCTTGCCATCGATCCGAATTTCGTCGGCGCGCACAACAATCTTGGCAATACGGTCCGCGAGCTCGGCCGGCTGCAAGAAGCGGAGGAGTCCTTTCGTCGCGCGCTGGCGCTCAAACCCGACAGTGCCGAAGCCCTCAACAATCTCGGTACCGTGCTGAAGGACACCGGGAGGCAGGCAGAAGCGCAGGCGGCGCTGCGGCAGGCGCTGGCTTTGCGCTCGGGCTTCGAGGTCGCACACCATAATCTGCTGATGACCATGCAATATGATCCAGCGACCTCGCCGGCGGCGCTTCTGGCCGAACATCGGGCCTTCGATCGACTGTTCGCCGCACCACTATTGCCGAAGCGGCTGGATCATCGCAACGAACCCGATCCCGAGAGACGGCTGAAGATCGGATATGTGTCGGGCGATTTCGGTCGTCATCCTGTCGGGTATTTCCTGACGCCGGTTTTACCGGCACATGACCGTGCCAAGGTCGAAATTTTCGCCTATTCCGATCGCCTCTCCGAGGACGAGGTGACCTGGCAGCTGCAGGCCGCCTGCGATCATTGGCAACGCGTCGTCGAGTTCAACAAAGCCGTGCTGGCGGAACGAATTCGCGCCGACGGCATCGATATTCTCGTCGATCTCTCGGGGCACACGGCCGATAATCGCCTGTTGACCTTTGCGCGAAAGCCGGCGCCCGTGCAGGCAACATGGGCCGGCTATGTCGGCACGACGGGGCTTTCGGCGATGGATTATCTGATTTCGGACGAATGCGAAACCCCGCCGGACTCCGAGGCGGAGTGCGTGGAGACGGTGATCCGGTTGCCCCATTGCTACGTCTGCTATGCACCACCTCCCTCCGCTCCTGAGGTTGACAAATTGCCGGCGTTGGAGCGCGGGCATGTCACCTTCGGTTGCTTCAACAACCTGTCAAAGATCAACAAAGCGGTCCTGGCTCTCTGGTCGCGGCTCCTGCTGGAACTTCCAGGTTCACGGCTGGTCATGAAGACGCACCAGCTCGACGATATGGGCACGCGGCAGCGCTGTGCCGATTTGTTCGCCGATCTGGGAATCGATTCGACGCGCATAAGCCTGCTCGGCAGATCGGCGCATCGAGCCCTTCTGCAGGAGTATAACGGCATCGATATCGCGCTCGATCCCTTCCCCTATTCGGGCGGCCTGACGACGCTCGAGAGCCTGTGGATGGGCGTGCCCGTGATTACAAAGAAGGGAGACCGTTTCGCCGCCCGACACTCGGCATCGCATCTGACCGCGGTGGGTTTGCCGGAGTTGATCGCTCCTGACCCTGACGGCTACGTGGCGCTGGCATGCGGTCTGGCCAAAGACTTGCCGCGGCTGGCAGCGTTGCGGGCGGGCTTGCGCGGCCGTATGGCCGCATCGCCGCTATGCGATGGTCCGGGCTTCACCCGGGATCTCGAGGCCGCCTATCGGACCATGTGGCGCCGCTGGTGCGCGGACCGGGGCGCCGGCGTCGTCTCGCAAAGCCAATAA